In a single window of the Mesoplodon densirostris isolate mMesDen1 chromosome 16, mMesDen1 primary haplotype, whole genome shotgun sequence genome:
- the PTX4 gene encoding LOW QUALITY PROTEIN: pentraxin-4 (The sequence of the model RefSeq protein was modified relative to this genomic sequence to represent the inferred CDS: inserted 1 base in 1 codon; deleted 1 base in 1 codon; substituted 1 base at 1 genomic stop codon) produces the protein MGCLGRKTLPFFFIFVPVYLRGALLQETAPERQRKPFLERLCRLEAQFRRFQKATLKHLQGIASNYNLSFVMEASFWSLAHESQATALALSQLQAAVQGDLGHLKTWVRKTQCRDQKVDNRLLALATALSERSKQRAQERKGQGERRSALSEPGRRAGGGGAAFKGRLQVAGPGTAALQVTPAPPRPSSPSSPQLQAGTQEPPGPGSQQAWPPESPGEICNMGPALIFPNASTVNVVFFXPGFLTGLRALSVCSWVCTALGHMGTLFSYTRKENDKLVLHGXDSLSPGSIHSVIGDPAFRELPLQPLLDGCWHHVCVIWTSILGLGRYWLHNGQRLAATGSRFGEGYEIPPGGSLMLDQEQDSIGGGFVGPEAFVGSLAGLAIWDQVLVPREVSNLATGKEFLMSAILTLANAASVDGFSQRVNCTCLQLCS, from the exons ATGGGCTGCCTGGGGAGGAAAACCCTgcctttcttcttcatt tttgtgCCCGTATATCTACGTGGGGCTTTGTTGCAAGAAACTGCACCTGAGAGGCAAAGAAAACCATTCCTTGAGAGGCTCTGTAGACTAGAAGCACAG TTTCGGAGGTTCCAAAAGGCAACCCTAAAGCACCTGCAGGGCATTGCCAGCAACTACAACCTGTCCTTCGTCATGGAGGCCTCGTTCTGGAGCCTGGCCCACGAGAGCCAGGCCACGGCCCTGGCACTCAGCCAGCTGCAGGCCGCTGTGCAGGGCGACCTGGGCCACCTCAAGACCTGGGTGCGGAAGACTCAGTGCAGAGACCAGAAGGTGGACAACAGGCTGCTGGCCTTGGCCACCGCCCTGAGTGAGAGGAGCAAGCAGCGCGCCCAGGAGAGGAAGGGGCAGGGGGAGCGGAGGAGCGCCCTCTCCG AGCCAGGGCgccgggcggggggggggggggcagcttTCAAGGGGCGGCTGCAAGTGGCCGGCCCTGGCACCGCCGCCCTGCAGGTGACCCCGGCCCCACCTAGGCCATCGAGCCCGAGCTCCCCACAgctgcaggcag GGACGCAGGAGCCCCCAGGCCCAGGCAGCCAGCAGGCGTGGCCCCCCGAGAGCCCAGGAGAGA TTTGCAACATGGGCCCTGCACTCATCTTTCCGAACGCGTCCACTGTGAATGTGGTCTTCT CACCCGGCTTCCTCACTGGCCTACGTGCCCTGTCTGTCTGCAGCTGGGTCTGCACAGCCTTGGGCCACATGGGCACTCTCTTCTCGTacaccagaaaagaaaatgacaagctgGTTCTGCATGGCTGAGACTCCCTGTCCCCCGGCTCCATCCACTCTGTGATTGGAGACCCGGCCTTCAGGGAGCTGCCCCTCCAGCCACTGCTAGATGGCTGTTGGCACCATGTGTGTGTCATCTGGACGTCCATCCTGGGCCTGGGCAGGTACTGGCTCCACAATGGCCAAAGGCTAGCGGCCACTGGCTCCCGCTTTGGGGAAGGCTATGAGATTCCTCCAGGAGGCTCCCTCATGctagatcaggagcaagacagcATTGGGGGCGGGTTTGTTGGCCCTGAGGCCTTCGTGGGGAGCTTAGCAGGCCTGGCCATATGGGACCAGGTGCTGGTCCCCAGGGAGGTCTCAAACCTGGCCACTGGGAAGGAGTTCCTGATGAGCGCCATCCTAACACTGGCCAATGCCGCATCGGTAGATGGATTCAGCCAAAGGGTGAACTGCACCTGCCTACAGCTCTGTTCCTGA